In one Pseudodesulfovibrio tunisiensis genomic region, the following are encoded:
- a CDS encoding metal ABC transporter permease: MDFLYDLIRVPLMEWGRSGVLPDFLQYAFVVNALLCSLLIGPLLGGIGTMVVSKRLAFFSQAVGQAALTGVALGVVLGEPVTAPYASLFGFCILFGLLMNYTRNRTRMSPDTVIGVFLSVSLAVGACVLLYVTGRVNMHVLDNILFGSILTVNDTDMNVLLIITILCAGLGIPLFNRMLLAGFNPSLAQVRGVNAKLHDYVFILMITLITVASLKIVGAVLVEALFIIPAAAARNVSRSMRGFFFLSMTFASASCLLGVIVPMQFEIPVPSGGAIILAASCIFALTAFVRACCGSFKEASV, from the coding sequence ATGGATTTTCTGTATGACCTGATTCGAGTCCCGCTCATGGAATGGGGCCGATCCGGCGTGCTGCCGGATTTTCTTCAGTATGCGTTCGTGGTCAATGCCCTGTTGTGCTCCCTGCTCATCGGACCGCTGCTCGGCGGCATCGGCACCATGGTGGTGAGCAAGCGGCTGGCATTCTTCTCTCAGGCAGTGGGGCAGGCCGCGCTTACGGGCGTGGCACTCGGCGTGGTACTGGGCGAACCCGTGACCGCGCCCTATGCCTCGCTGTTCGGATTCTGCATCCTGTTCGGTCTGCTCATGAACTATACGCGCAACCGGACGCGCATGTCTCCGGATACCGTCATCGGCGTGTTTCTGTCCGTGTCGCTGGCCGTGGGCGCGTGCGTGCTGCTGTACGTGACCGGGCGCGTGAACATGCATGTTCTGGACAACATTCTGTTCGGCTCCATCCTCACGGTGAATGATACGGACATGAACGTGCTGCTGATCATCACGATCCTGTGCGCGGGACTGGGCATTCCCCTGTTCAACCGGATGCTGCTGGCGGGATTCAACCCGAGTCTGGCGCAGGTTCGCGGGGTGAACGCCAAATTGCACGACTACGTGTTCATTCTCATGATCACGCTCATTACCGTGGCTTCGCTCAAGATCGTGGGCGCGGTGCTGGTGGAGGCCCTGTTCATCATTCCGGCTGCAGCCGCGCGCAACGTGAGCCGGTCCATGCGCGGATTCTTCTTCCTGAGCATGACGTTTGCCTCGGCAAGCTGCCTGCTCGGGGTCATCGTGCCCATGCAGTTCGAGATACCGGTGCCCTCGGGCGGGGCCATCATTCTGGCCGCATCGTGCATATTCGCCCTGACCGCGTTTGTTCGTGCCTGTTGCGGATCGTTCAAGGAGGCGTCGGTCTGA
- a CDS encoding metal ABC transporter solute-binding protein, Zn/Mn family, whose protein sequence is MFFRIMLGLFVVMSLAVPVRAGQSVPVVLASLDATLLMGRALCQGTSIHVERAVPAGYSMQGHAAYCKRHFPEFRERAEKAEAVLSIASAWPEDPLYPWARRANIRIVHIDAARPLDGSGVGVPLLSVQGRVSPFAWRGPAGMARMAAIAAADLERLFPGQRDRIRHNLESLQTTLFALRTRYEMAFAESESVTVAAMTPNFGYLTDGFGLDVIGCFSRPEQDWTSEQGDAFAEELRENGVKAVVCAWEPGGVPLQAMRRAGAVPVVPETFHDNGDAAERLIADTFERNLEKLRRALQ, encoded by the coding sequence ATGTTTTTCCGAATCATGTTGGGGCTGTTCGTGGTGATGAGTCTGGCCGTTCCGGTCCGTGCCGGGCAGTCCGTACCGGTCGTGCTGGCTTCTCTGGATGCCACGCTGCTGATGGGACGGGCGTTGTGCCAAGGGACATCCATTCATGTGGAACGCGCTGTTCCGGCAGGCTATTCCATGCAGGGCCATGCCGCGTATTGCAAAAGACATTTTCCCGAATTCCGGGAACGGGCCGAAAAGGCCGAAGCCGTCCTCTCCATTGCGTCGGCCTGGCCCGAAGATCCCCTGTATCCGTGGGCGAGGCGGGCCAACATCCGCATCGTGCACATTGACGCGGCCCGGCCCCTGGATGGTTCCGGGGTCGGTGTGCCGCTTCTCTCGGTGCAGGGCAGGGTTTCCCCATTTGCATGGCGAGGCCCTGCGGGCATGGCGCGCATGGCCGCCATTGCGGCCGCGGATCTGGAACGGCTGTTTCCCGGACAGCGGGACCGCATTCGGCACAATCTCGAATCGTTGCAGACAACCCTGTTTGCCCTGCGTACCCGGTATGAAATGGCGTTTGCGGAATCGGAATCCGTGACCGTGGCGGCCATGACTCCGAATTTCGGCTATCTGACGGATGGCTTCGGCCTTGACGTGATCGGCTGTTTTTCCCGGCCCGAGCAGGATTGGACCTCGGAGCAGGGCGATGCCTTTGCGGAAGAGCTTCGGGAGAACGGCGTCAAGGCCGTTGTGTGCGCATGGGAACCGGGAGGCGTGCCCTTGCAGGCCATGCGCCGGGCCGGAGCCGTTCCGGTTGTTCCGGAGACGTTTCACGACAACGGAGACGCTGCTGAAAGATTGATAGCGGATACTTTTGAAAGGAACCTCGAGAAGTTGCGGCGAGCCTTGCAATAG
- a CDS encoding metal ABC transporter ATP-binding protein yields MARPRADMGPSLHFEDVGLWLGGGSILEHIDFAVEAGTIHCLIGPNGGGKTSLLRSLLGQMPHTGTIRIRWGRARTIGYVPQALDFDRTLPMTVEDFLAMTCQHRPAFLGLGRRHRAEVAEALDRVGMSGKRKRLFGALSGGERQRVLLAQALIPRPRLLILDEPATGLDREGDELVRSFCREFRDEGATVLVIHHDLSVVRELGDAVTCVNRRVLFSGPPESELTPDRVFSIFSSAKAA; encoded by the coding sequence ATGGCTAGGCCACGGGCGGACATGGGACCTTCCCTGCATTTCGAGGATGTGGGGCTGTGGCTCGGAGGCGGCTCCATATTGGAGCACATCGACTTTGCGGTCGAGGCCGGAACCATCCATTGCCTGATCGGTCCGAACGGCGGGGGCAAGACATCGCTGCTGCGATCCCTGCTGGGGCAGATGCCGCACACCGGAACCATCCGCATCCGGTGGGGCAGGGCAAGAACCATCGGATATGTGCCGCAGGCGCTGGACTTTGACCGTACCCTGCCCATGACCGTGGAGGATTTTCTGGCCATGACCTGCCAGCATCGGCCCGCATTTCTCGGGCTCGGACGCAGACATCGGGCCGAAGTGGCCGAGGCGCTGGATCGCGTGGGCATGTCCGGCAAGCGAAAGCGGCTGTTCGGCGCATTGTCCGGGGGCGAGCGGCAGCGCGTACTGTTGGCGCAGGCCCTGATTCCGAGGCCAAGGCTGCTCATTCTGGACGAGCCCGCAACCGGGCTGGACAGGGAGGGCGATGAGCTGGTGCGTTCCTTTTGTCGCGAATTTCGGGACGAGGGAGCCACGGTGCTGGTCATTCATCACGATCTGTCCGTGGTGCGCGAACTCGGAGACGCCGTGACCTGCGTGAACCGGCGCGTGCTGTTTTCCGGTCCGCCGGAATCGGAGCTGACCCCGGATCGCGTGTTTTCCATCTTTTCCTCGGCAAAGGCGGCCTGA
- a CDS encoding metal ABC transporter solute-binding protein, Zn/Mn family has translation MKSRCIAIMLVACALLLQATGAQASGMRIGITLHPYYSFVKNIVGDRAEVVPLIGEGFNPHNYRPQPEDIKRCMELDALVVNGIGHDEFAFEIVEAAGMQGKLPLIFANRDVSLIPVSGTLDGRRIVNPHTFVSVTASIRQIYTIAAGLAELDPDNSAFYRRNARAYAAKLRRMKAAYMQRVAALPGIDFRCATIHGGYDYLFQEFGLQVTAVIEPGHGLKPTASQLAKTIEEIRRLGVEVVFTEMHFPDRFVQTIHQETGVRIRHLSHLTAGEYSVGGFEKGIRANLEALTRALEDAQVMHKEAHHG, from the coding sequence ATGAAGAGTCGTTGCATTGCCATCATGCTGGTTGCCTGCGCATTGCTGCTTCAGGCGACCGGTGCACAGGCGTCAGGCATGCGGATCGGCATCACCCTGCATCCCTATTACAGCTTCGTGAAGAACATCGTGGGGGATCGGGCCGAGGTCGTGCCGCTTATCGGAGAGGGCTTCAACCCGCACAACTACCGGCCACAGCCCGAGGACATCAAGCGCTGCATGGAATTGGATGCACTGGTGGTCAACGGCATCGGGCACGACGAATTCGCGTTCGAGATCGTGGAGGCCGCCGGAATGCAGGGGAAGCTGCCCCTGATCTTCGCGAACAGGGATGTGTCCCTGATTCCGGTCTCCGGCACACTGGATGGCCGAAGGATCGTGAATCCCCATACCTTCGTGTCCGTGACCGCATCCATTCGACAGATTTACACCATTGCCGCCGGACTGGCGGAACTGGACCCGGACAACAGCGCGTTCTATCGAAGGAACGCCCGGGCCTATGCCGCCAAGCTCCGGCGCATGAAGGCCGCGTACATGCAGCGTGTGGCCGCTCTGCCCGGCATTGATTTCCGGTGTGCCACCATTCACGGAGGGTACGACTACCTGTTTCAGGAATTCGGACTTCAGGTGACCGCCGTGATCGAGCCGGGGCATGGACTCAAACCCACGGCCAGCCAGCTTGCCAAGACCATCGAGGAAATCCGGCGGCTCGGCGTGGAGGTGGTGTTTACCGAGATGCATTTTCCGGACAGGTTCGTGCAGACGATTCATCAGGAAACCGGGGTGCGCATCCGGCATCTGTCGCATCTGACTGCCGGGGAATATTCGGTTGGCGGTTTCGAAAAGGGCATTCGTGCCAATCTGGAAGCCCTGACCCGTGCTCTGGAGGATGCGCAAGTCATGCACAAGGAGGCACATCATGGCTAG